The DNA sequence ACTTACAATCTGACTGGGGAGAACGAGAGCTTTCCCGTCGAGACATCTCTTTTGGTTGTAGTAATCAATAGCTTCCTCTGCTGTAGGAAAGAACTGAAATGGAGTTACGAGTTAGATCAGTCCCTGGTGTCTTTTGCCCAAAAACGTGTTAAGTTTTCACCTTGAGATATAGAAGAAGACAGCAAATCATCAGACCGGTTCTTCCCATTCCAGCTTTACAATGAACTACCACTACGTTCTGGATGTCGTCCTTCAACCACGTGTACGCACTTTGACAAAACGATGGTATTAACTGAATTGGAGGACAGTTATGGTCATCAAACGGGAAAGATGCAACCTGAAAGATAGGAAACAAGATATTATTAAGAAACTGCCTGCAAGATATGTGGTCTGAGATATCaagtttgtatatataaatatacctTCCCCTCAAATCTTGAAGCATCGTACAATCTCTCTGAACAAAGGTTGTAGACCTTATATTTGTCCTGTAGATTGATCAAACACAAGCCAAATAGGTGTAAGAGGGCTTCTAGTCTGTGTCAATGGTTTAGTTGGTTACCTTGTGATGAGTTTCAAAAAACTTGATCACCTCCTCCATGTGATTGCGATATAGTCCCTGAATATGATACTCTGTCAATGAGAAACTCAAACCCAGAGAAGAAAAGAACAAGCTTTGAGACCAGGACAAGGTAATTAACCTCGAAAAATCCGAAAAGACCAGAGCTTATATCACCAGCAGGGAACCCCATTGCGATTATATTCTCAGTTATATATGTCATGTCCAGATCGAACTCCCCTTCCTGAAGCAAAGTGCCATGTATGTAAGTGATACTGAAGGATAGTGTAACGGGCCTAAAGGCTGTTTACAATAAAGTACATTTTGAACAAGTCACTACTGTTAAAAGAATCTATTGACCATACCTGGTATCTCCTCTTGTTCTGAGAGACAATGTGGCGTGCTTTCACCTGCATTGCTTTCACGGCACCACGGGACGAATCCACCACGGCTTTAGTGAGCGACTCAAgagcaccaccaccaccaccaccaacttGTTGTGCGTTCGGCGATTCGCCCACCTCGTCAGGCCCTTTAGTTGTTGGCAGATGCAGACCAAGCTCGGAGGTGAACCTAGTGAAAGCTGAGGACATACCAGAATCCGTACCGTTTGGATCTTGCTGTTGGAACTTAAAGCTCTTGGCCCAAGAGGAAAGACCAGAGGATGAGAAGATGGACGGGGGTGAGGAACCAGGCGGGCATGGAACTATATCGTCCTCTCTTTGACTCCAAGGCTCAGCAGCAGCGTCAGGTATCTGAGTATCAACCACCTTTGTAGTTGAAGCTTCTGTACTAATATGAGTTTCAGCTGCATCTTCTTCAACTCCTACATCTTTATCAGAGATCATAGGTGGAGACTGAGGTGAAGAGTCAGCATGATCTTTCTCC is a window from the Raphanus sativus cultivar WK10039 unplaced genomic scaffold, ASM80110v3 Scaffold3356, whole genome shotgun sequence genome containing:
- the LOC108852061 gene encoding phosphatidylinositol 3,4,5-trisphosphate 3-phosphatase and protein-tyrosine-phosphatase PTEN2B, coding for MEKDHADSSPQSPPMISDKDVGVEEDAAETHISTEASTTKVVDTQIPDAAAEPWSQREDDIVPCPPGSSPPSIFSSSGLSSWAKSFKFQQQDPNGTDSGMSSAFTRFTSELGLHLPTTKGPDEVGESPNAQQVGGGGGGALESLTKAVVDSSRGAVKAMQVKARHIVSQNKRRYQEGEFDLDMTYITENIIAMGFPAGDISSGLFGFFEGLYRNHMEEVIKFFETHHKDKYKVYNLCSERLYDASRFEGKVASFPFDDHNCPPIQLIPSFCQSAYTWLKDDIQNVVVVHCKAGMGRTGLMICCLLLYLKFFPTAEEAIDYYNQKRCLDGKALVLPSQIRYVKYYERVQNQFGGKVPPERRCMLRGFRLINCPYWIRPAITISNHNDILFSTKKHEKTKDLVPEDFWIKAPKKGVVVFAIPGEAGLTELAGDFKIHFQDSDGDFYCWLNTTLTDTRTMLKGIDFDGFEKRRLPAPGFHVEIVMAESTQQQPQSSSGADSGKIKSKQNRDDDVFSDSDGEEEGNSKTVDSSSTNDKTAGSVHQTSRDHQINEPPRTDDHSADRSVTSSSSSGLYNNPVQDDSLAVSNIKAIAADASVFSFGDEEEDYESD